From Deltaproteobacteria bacterium, the proteins below share one genomic window:
- a CDS encoding valine--tRNA ligase: MKLEDKYEPKRIEEKWAAHWVNNKSFRADEASDKPGFSIVIPPPNVTGSLHLGHALNNTLQDMLCRYYRLRGREVLWIPGTDHAGIATQNVVEKQLAKEGTTKNQMGRDAFVKRVWEWKAQSGGQIISQLKRLGCSCDWERERFTMDEGLSQAVVDVFVRLFREGLIYRDNYMINWCPRCESALADLEVEYPDEPESGKLYRLRYPIIGASAGEPGFIEVDTTRPETMLGDTAVAVHPSDTRYQQLIGKLVELPIINRTIPIIADDFVDPAFGSGAVKITPGHDPNDFEAGRRHDLEIVTVIGFDGRMTKAAGPYAGLEVGNCRQAIIKDLMQQGVLLGAQEHELKIGRCYRCQSVTQPLVSTQWFMRMKDLACAAAEAVRSGETEIIPPSWEATYYHWLDNIRDWCISRQLWWGHQIPAWHCGCGKMTVASKEPTACEHCGSKNIKQDPDVLDTWFSSALWPFSTMGWPEKTPLLKKFYPTSVLVTGADILFFWVARMMMMGIKMTEQIPFRQVYLHAMVRDERGQKMSKTKGNVIDPLDIIEQYGADALRFALAIMTVQGRDINLSASRIEGYRNFINKVWNAARFVSVHVGKIQEKESDAFVVRGGADLSNDLYSRWIRSRVAKTIEENVVGYEAYHFSDICAANYRFFWDEFCAWYVEISKFQLARYEGGEAINVIRTLLVVLDASLRLLYPTVPFVASEIWDTLPSLTSEERQALSKASFPRGDDFGGAFLRDLSAEREMNLVISFISAIRTLRSEKNINPALGLEAVVDGDESEVVLVMEHAQLIAKLARLNSITLNSLPENALTVIVSNLKISVVFPHQADVAEERERVVKKIEVLESEIQRTSEKLSSNAFLSKAPQQVVEKERGKLKGFEEAIKVLRASLDRSHQ; this comes from the coding sequence ATGAAGCTAGAAGATAAATATGAGCCTAAGCGCATAGAAGAAAAGTGGGCAGCACACTGGGTCAACAATAAGTCCTTTCGTGCAGATGAGGCTAGCGATAAGCCAGGATTTTCTATCGTCATACCCCCGCCTAATGTAACTGGTTCCCTGCATTTAGGCCATGCCTTAAACAACACTTTGCAGGACATGCTGTGTCGCTATTATCGGCTGAGGGGCAGAGAAGTTCTATGGATACCCGGAACCGATCACGCGGGGATAGCAACGCAAAATGTAGTTGAAAAGCAACTTGCCAAAGAGGGCACCACAAAAAACCAGATGGGTCGCGATGCCTTCGTCAAGCGCGTTTGGGAATGGAAGGCGCAATCTGGCGGCCAAATTATTAGTCAACTTAAGCGACTTGGATGTTCTTGTGATTGGGAACGCGAACGCTTTACGATGGACGAAGGCTTGTCGCAGGCGGTAGTCGATGTGTTTGTGAGGCTCTTTCGCGAGGGTCTAATATATCGCGATAACTACATGATAAACTGGTGTCCTAGATGCGAGAGCGCCTTGGCAGATTTAGAGGTCGAATATCCGGACGAACCAGAGAGTGGCAAGTTGTATCGCCTTAGATATCCGATTATCGGTGCATCGGCTGGAGAGCCTGGTTTTATAGAAGTCGATACAACGAGGCCAGAAACTATGCTTGGCGATACGGCGGTTGCTGTCCATCCTAGCGATACTCGCTATCAGCAGCTAATTGGGAAACTAGTAGAACTACCCATTATCAATAGGACGATACCGATTATAGCTGATGACTTTGTCGATCCAGCTTTTGGCAGCGGCGCTGTAAAAATAACTCCGGGACACGATCCGAACGATTTTGAGGCTGGCCGCAGGCACGATTTAGAGATCGTGACGGTCATTGGATTTGATGGGCGGATGACAAAGGCCGCCGGGCCGTATGCTGGGCTAGAAGTGGGGAATTGTCGGCAGGCAATAATTAAGGATCTCATGCAGCAAGGCGTCCTTCTCGGCGCGCAGGAGCACGAGTTAAAAATAGGACGCTGTTATAGATGTCAATCAGTTACTCAACCGCTAGTATCTACTCAGTGGTTTATGCGCATGAAGGATTTAGCTTGCGCTGCTGCCGAGGCAGTGAGGAGCGGCGAGACAGAGATTATACCCCCGTCCTGGGAGGCTACTTATTATCACTGGCTAGATAATATTCGCGACTGGTGCATATCGCGCCAATTGTGGTGGGGGCATCAAATCCCCGCTTGGCACTGCGGTTGCGGTAAAATGACTGTTGCCAGCAAAGAGCCAACCGCATGCGAGCATTGCGGTAGTAAGAATATTAAGCAAGACCCAGACGTATTGGATACTTGGTTTAGCTCGGCTTTGTGGCCATTTAGCACGATGGGCTGGCCGGAAAAAACACCGCTGTTAAAGAAGTTTTACCCTACGAGCGTTCTAGTTACGGGTGCAGATATACTTTTCTTCTGGGTGGCACGGATGATGATGATGGGGATTAAAATGACTGAGCAAATTCCTTTTAGGCAAGTGTACCTCCATGCAATGGTGCGGGATGAACGCGGCCAAAAGATGTCAAAAACAAAGGGAAATGTAATCGATCCTTTAGACATTATCGAGCAGTATGGGGCAGATGCTTTGCGTTTTGCGCTAGCGATAATGACTGTGCAGGGACGAGATATCAATTTATCCGCCTCGCGTATAGAAGGATATAGAAATTTCATCAACAAGGTTTGGAATGCTGCTAGGTTCGTTTCGGTGCATGTAGGGAAGATCCAAGAAAAGGAAAGTGATGCTTTTGTCGTTCGAGGTGGTGCGGATTTAAGCAATGATTTGTATTCTCGTTGGATTCGCTCTCGCGTTGCCAAAACTATTGAAGAAAACGTAGTCGGTTACGAAGCCTATCATTTTAGCGACATATGTGCTGCTAACTATAGATTTTTTTGGGACGAGTTCTGCGCTTGGTACGTAGAAATAAGCAAGTTCCAGTTGGCTCGCTACGAAGGGGGAGAGGCGATAAATGTAATTAGAACCTTGCTCGTCGTGCTGGATGCTTCGCTTAGGTTGCTCTATCCGACAGTTCCCTTCGTCGCTAGTGAGATCTGGGATACCTTGCCTTCGCTTACTAGCGAGGAGCGACAAGCGTTGTCTAAGGCGTCATTCCCAAGGGGAGATGATTTTGGCGGAGCTTTTTTGCGCGACTTAAGTGCCGAGCGCGAGATGAATCTAGTTATCTCGTTTATATCGGCAATTAGAACATTGCGCTCCGAAAAAAATATTAATCCGGCTTTGGGGCTTGAGGCGGTAGTGGATGGGGACGAGTCTGAAGTGGTGCTAGTTATGGAGCACGCTCAGCTAATTGCCAAACTAGCTAGGTTAAATTCCATAACTCTTAACTCGCTTCCAGAGAATGCCCTTACGGTTATAGTGTCGAATTTAAAAATATCGGTGGTTTTTCCGCATCAAGCGGATGTTGCCGAAGAGCGAGAGCGGGTGGTGAAAAAAATCGAAGTGCTGGAGAGCGAGATTCAGCGCACATCGGAGAAGCTGTCCTCGAATGCGTTTTTAAGCAAGGCTCCTCAGCAGGTAGTTGAAAAGGAGAGAGGAAAACTTAAAGGTTTCGAGGAGGCTATTAAAGTCCTTAGAGCTAGCCTGGATAGGTCGCATCAGTAG
- a CDS encoding type III pantothenate kinase: MLLAIDIGNSHIVLGVYSGDELLASWRLQTDMRRTVDEYALQVLALLSNAVPGGKRVLQVAVSSVVPALTGVFADLSKKYFGILPLTVSSDIKTGLVIAYDDPRSIGADRIVNAVAMKELVGYPSVLVDFGTATTFDVLSASGTYEGGLIAPGLQISSDALFQKASKLWTIELKTPKHLIGKNTPDSMLAGIMFGYVGLVDGIIARLKRELGENMRVMATGGMASMIAGQSEHIEKVMPNLTLEGLRILAKMNS, from the coding sequence ATGTTGTTAGCAATTGACATTGGCAATTCGCACATAGTGCTAGGGGTGTATAGTGGAGATGAATTATTAGCAAGCTGGCGCTTGCAGACGGACATGCGGCGCACGGTTGATGAGTATGCCTTGCAGGTACTTGCACTTTTATCTAATGCCGTGCCTGGGGGAAAAAGGGTGTTGCAGGTGGCCGTTAGCAGTGTGGTGCCGGCGTTAACGGGCGTGTTTGCAGATTTGTCGAAAAAGTATTTTGGCATTTTGCCCTTAACTGTAAGCTCGGATATAAAGACGGGTTTAGTCATTGCGTACGACGATCCGCGCAGCATTGGCGCTGATAGGATTGTAAATGCAGTGGCGATGAAGGAGCTCGTTGGCTATCCTTCGGTGTTGGTCGATTTCGGGACGGCGACGACTTTTGATGTGTTAAGTGCCAGCGGCACTTATGAGGGTGGTTTAATTGCGCCAGGGTTACAGATTTCTAGCGATGCTCTTTTTCAAAAAGCGTCTAAATTGTGGACTATCGAATTAAAAACTCCAAAACATTTAATCGGCAAGAATACACCGGACTCTATGTTAGCGGGAATAATGTTTGGTTATGTTGGTTTAGTCGATGGAATTATTGCACGACTTAAAAGGGAGCTTGGGGAGAATATGCGCGTTATGGCTACTGGAGGCATGGCTAGCATGATTGCTGGACAGTCGGAGCATATAGAGAAGGTAATGCCCAATTTGACGCTTGAGGGACTAAGGATTCTTGCCAAGATGAATAGCTGA
- the nadC gene encoding carboxylating nicotinate-nucleotide diphosphorylase: MDCEGLDTLIELAIAEDIGSGDITTQAIVVDGMCYADIIAKEELVVCGNDVARKVFARIDESLVYEVLAKDGCLLSSGEKIASVSGKFASVLTAERTVLNFLQRLSGIATATRGVVEKVKGTKVQILDTRKTIPAYRTLEKYAVKTGGGKNHRFGLFDAFLIKNNHIDLLAGDVGLAIRKCRQFAPDKRLEVEVRNLSELEQAIAEAPDAILLDNMSPTEVRRMLEIIDSSVIAGVVEVEVSGGINDGNISEYASLSIDFISLGAITHSARAADISLRCRL, translated from the coding sequence ATGGATTGCGAAGGTTTAGATACTTTAATAGAACTCGCCATTGCTGAAGACATCGGGAGTGGAGATATTACTACGCAGGCGATAGTTGTAGACGGGATGTGCTATGCGGATATTATTGCAAAGGAAGAGCTCGTCGTTTGTGGAAACGATGTAGCTCGGAAGGTGTTTGCGAGAATTGACGAAAGCCTAGTCTATGAGGTGCTCGCCAAGGACGGGTGTTTGCTTTCTAGTGGTGAGAAAATTGCTAGCGTTAGCGGAAAGTTTGCATCGGTGCTAACGGCCGAGCGAACTGTTCTCAATTTTTTGCAGAGGCTTAGCGGCATCGCTACAGCCACCAGGGGGGTGGTCGAAAAAGTAAAGGGCACTAAGGTGCAGATACTAGATACCCGAAAAACCATTCCCGCGTACCGAACACTAGAAAAATATGCCGTAAAAACTGGCGGTGGCAAGAACCATCGGTTTGGCCTCTTCGATGCCTTTTTAATAAAAAACAATCACATTGATTTGCTAGCAGGCGATGTGGGCCTTGCCATTAGAAAGTGTAGACAATTTGCGCCCGATAAGAGACTCGAGGTCGAGGTCAGAAATCTTAGCGAGCTTGAGCAGGCTATTGCAGAGGCACCAGACGCGATATTGTTAGACAACATGAGCCCAACTGAGGTGCGGAGAATGCTCGAGATAATAGACTCTTCGGTGATTGCGGGAGTAGTGGAGGTGGAGGTGTCGGGCGGAATTAACGACGGCAATATTTCTGAGTATGCGAGTCTGAGCATAGATTTCATTTCCTTAGGTGCGATTACCCACTCCGCTCGAGCGGCGGATATTTCGCTGCGCTGTAGGCTTTAA
- a CDS encoding biotin--[acetyl-CoA-carboxylase] ligase gives MGFPSEFSAVPLETACVNKLVAAIEARGMEASAESVSGVICSNLTTWQLYAFRSLSSTMDVARHLLKRVVDSDVPWQQMHRECRLPPISSCQGLKPAIIISRQQTVGRGRQGREWRSDEGVGLYVTYLIFVESSLADLGGFSLFMGVCLKRMLAEYGITCGLKWPNDVLVDMSNCRHISGGFLLGGAAYRKLAGILVETQEISEKVCGVSVGIGLNLRPSVAVRELGGVSIEELRGAGSGLTVAYLAEDSAVARLTRNFIDVVSEYRAGSRDSLLCEWSESSMLTNKVLVVKNFNGGRPVVIRGVNESGGLVVSPVSKPSEIEVLYSGEIEREYVVSN, from the coding sequence ATGGGCTTCCCAAGCGAATTTAGCGCAGTCCCTCTCGAAACAGCTTGTGTAAACAAGTTAGTTGCGGCAATTGAAGCTAGGGGAATGGAGGCGAGTGCGGAAAGTGTGTCGGGTGTTATTTGCAGTAATTTAACCACTTGGCAGCTATATGCTTTTAGGAGTCTCAGCTCGACTATGGATGTGGCTAGGCATCTGCTTAAACGCGTAGTGGATAGCGATGTGCCTTGGCAGCAAATGCACAGGGAATGCCGATTGCCACCTATATCGTCCTGTCAGGGGCTAAAACCCGCTATCATAATCTCTCGGCAGCAAACAGTTGGTAGGGGTAGACAGGGACGAGAATGGCGCTCGGACGAAGGGGTTGGGCTTTACGTAACGTATCTTATATTTGTCGAATCTTCGCTGGCAGATTTAGGCGGGTTTTCGCTATTTATGGGAGTCTGTCTGAAGCGCATGTTGGCAGAGTATGGAATTACTTGCGGTCTAAAGTGGCCAAATGATGTCTTAGTTGATATGTCGAATTGTAGGCATATATCGGGAGGCTTTTTGCTTGGAGGCGCGGCTTATAGAAAGCTTGCTGGGATATTGGTAGAGACTCAGGAGATTAGTGAAAAGGTATGCGGCGTAAGTGTTGGGATTGGCCTAAACTTAAGGCCTAGTGTTGCAGTTAGAGAGTTAGGAGGCGTATCGATTGAGGAGTTAAGGGGGGCCGGTAGTGGCCTAACGGTTGCTTACTTGGCGGAGGATTCCGCGGTAGCTCGCTTGACGCGAAATTTTATCGATGTAGTTAGTGAATACCGTGCTGGCAGTCGCGATTCGCTTTTATGTGAGTGGAGTGAAAGTTCAATGCTAACCAATAAGGTGCTGGTTGTTAAGAATTTTAATGGCGGTCGGCCTGTGGTGATAAGGGGAGTTAATGAGAGCGGCGGTTTAGTCGTTTCTCCAGTATCAAAGCCTAGCGAGATAGAAGTCCTATATAGCGGCGAAATAGAGAGGGAATATGTTGTTAGCAATTGA
- a CDS encoding FHA domain-containing protein, with protein MLKLETLAYGDPSTITSISAGSLSLGRSSDNDVVIDAEGVSRLHALIQQAGDSWVFRDLGSTNKSWVNGIEVSQGQVRLLRNHDVIQLADFPLRVSDLSKEDISGLPDVYVSVFLLVFVGGKFREQVDLIEPDDRLVLGGPEANFNIEGFASDNLIMVIARNLGRLELTVGKVGPTVKVGGVGVRGTTSLVDRDEIDVEELKVVVSDSSSLVPQLVTKGQYKAGPRSPSGVTVSGEWRSEAVRRKNTTGRPFVFGQEVESRDVAENDVNSGEIDETSSAFPVSSLHRFSQFKRDDENTSGSSLSESVVIFIGVATFLAIIFVVVLLFYPL; from the coding sequence ATGTTAAAACTCGAAACGCTTGCTTATGGAGACCCTTCGACTATTACCAGCATCAGCGCTGGTTCTCTATCATTGGGGCGATCGAGTGATAATGACGTAGTCATAGACGCAGAAGGTGTGTCTAGGCTGCATGCACTAATTCAACAGGCAGGTGATAGCTGGGTTTTTCGCGATCTCGGTAGCACAAACAAGTCCTGGGTTAATGGCATTGAGGTCAGTCAGGGCCAGGTTCGTTTGTTGAGGAATCACGATGTCATTCAGCTTGCGGATTTTCCTTTGCGCGTTTCGGACTTGAGCAAGGAGGACATATCGGGCTTGCCTGATGTTTATGTAAGCGTTTTCCTACTAGTATTTGTAGGTGGCAAGTTTAGAGAGCAGGTAGATTTGATAGAGCCAGATGATAGGCTAGTACTGGGCGGGCCAGAGGCTAACTTTAATATAGAAGGTTTTGCGTCTGATAACCTAATTATGGTCATCGCCCGCAACCTGGGCAGGCTAGAGCTTACGGTCGGGAAGGTGGGCCCAACGGTTAAGGTGGGGGGTGTAGGTGTGCGAGGTACGACGTCTCTTGTCGATAGGGATGAAATTGACGTAGAGGAGCTAAAAGTTGTGGTGAGCGATTCGTCTTCCCTCGTCCCGCAATTAGTTACTAAGGGCCAATACAAAGCAGGTCCTAGGTCACCATCAGGAGTGACCGTAAGTGGTGAGTGGCGTTCAGAAGCGGTTCGTCGCAAGAATACCACCGGCAGGCCGTTTGTTTTTGGGCAGGAGGTGGAGAGTCGAGATGTGGCGGAAAACGATGTCAATTCGGGAGAGATAGATGAAACGAGTTCGGCATTTCCCGTTAGCTCATTACATAGATTTTCTCAGTTTAAAAGGGATGATGAGAATACATCCGGATCTTCTTTGTCCGAGTCTGTCGTTATTTTTATTGGCGTAGCCACATTCCTTGCCATAATCTTTGTCGTAGTATTGCTCTTCTATCCGCTATAA
- the aroA gene encoding 3-phosphoshikimate 1-carboxyvinyltransferase, with amino-acid sequence MQTKISLKREEGLRGEISVPADKSILHRAILFNAVANGTALVRAASFGRDNLASIRVMRQLGVDIKLSLGAEMLKLAQAEGISDAKLSSDNEASVEIKGGGFSGLKPSTAPLYCGNSGTTARLLTGILAGRPFKSTLSGDESLTRRPFRRVVEPLTLMGASFSGDKLPFTISAGALRGIDYDSPVASAQVKSAILLAGLQASGDVSISEPFCSRDHTERLLRAQGVDLETSELETGKHVVKLRHSSSCCGETDGFKLKSIDIDVCGDFSHAAFILVAAILIDKSDVLVRNVGFNPTRLGLWSILTRMGGKLEATNHRIVGGEEVVDLRVSSSELSCTEVKGEEVVRAIDEIPILSVAASFSNGVTRIRGAEELRVKESDRLKMIATMLMSFGVEVEEFQDGLDICGKPELANMWQRVVEARVEKNQVESWKKCGDHRILMAGAVMELIIRGEFFLPDMDVVETSFPTFNECFQLLSGGD; translated from the coding sequence ATGCAGACAAAAATATCGCTTAAACGAGAGGAGGGACTTCGCGGAGAAATCTCAGTTCCTGCTGACAAGTCTATTTTGCATCGCGCCATTTTGTTTAATGCCGTAGCGAACGGCACGGCACTTGTGCGTGCTGCTAGTTTTGGGCGCGACAACTTAGCTAGCATTAGGGTTATGCGCCAGTTAGGAGTTGATATTAAACTTAGTCTCGGCGCGGAGATGCTTAAACTCGCTCAAGCTGAAGGAATTAGCGATGCTAAACTGTCAAGCGATAATGAGGCCAGTGTAGAAATCAAGGGCGGTGGCTTTTCCGGCCTAAAGCCATCGACTGCGCCGCTATATTGTGGCAACTCTGGTACTACGGCGAGGCTTCTAACTGGCATATTGGCGGGGCGACCTTTTAAATCGACGTTAAGCGGAGATGAGAGTTTGACGCGACGACCTTTTAGGCGAGTCGTGGAGCCGCTTACGTTAATGGGAGCAAGTTTTTCTGGGGATAAGTTGCCCTTCACTATTTCTGCTGGCGCATTGAGGGGAATTGATTACGACTCTCCGGTTGCTTCTGCCCAAGTAAAGAGCGCGATTCTCCTTGCTGGGCTACAGGCAAGTGGGGATGTCTCAATAAGCGAACCCTTTTGTTCGCGCGATCATACTGAGCGATTGTTGCGCGCCCAAGGCGTAGACCTGGAGACCTCCGAGCTAGAGACTGGCAAGCACGTCGTGAAACTTAGGCACTCTAGTTCGTGCTGTGGAGAAACAGATGGTTTTAAACTAAAGAGCATCGATATAGACGTATGTGGTGACTTTTCTCATGCGGCTTTTATATTAGTGGCTGCCATTCTCATCGATAAGTCCGATGTTCTAGTGCGCAATGTGGGCTTTAATCCAACTCGCCTTGGGTTATGGAGCATACTAACACGCATGGGCGGAAAACTAGAGGCAACTAATCATCGCATCGTTGGTGGCGAGGAGGTAGTGGATTTAAGAGTTAGTAGCAGCGAACTTTCTTGCACTGAAGTTAAGGGCGAAGAGGTGGTTCGCGCCATTGATGAAATTCCAATTTTAAGCGTAGCGGCCAGTTTTAGTAATGGTGTAACGCGCATACGCGGCGCAGAGGAATTGCGCGTTAAGGAAAGCGATCGCTTAAAAATGATAGCCACTATGCTAATGTCATTTGGGGTCGAGGTTGAGGAATTCCAAGATGGTCTCGATATTTGTGGGAAACCGGAGTTAGCGAACATGTGGCAGCGCGTGGTGGAGGCGCGAGTCGAAAAAAATCAAGTGGAGTCTTGGAAAAAATGTGGCGATCATCGAATTTTAATGGCAGGAGCCGTTATGGAGTTAATTATAAGGGGAGAGTTTTTTTTGCCTGATATGGATGTAGTCGAAACGTCTTTTCCAACTTTTAACGAATGTTTTCAGCTACTTAGCGGAGGCGATTAG
- a CDS encoding (d)CMP kinase: MDSFKVITIDGPAASGKSTIACKLARKLGFVHVNSGALYRALAVIAVENGASLEDDETLANLARNTSFCFKLQGDGSTKFFVDGEEFSKRIGSEEVARQASRIAVLPEVREVLSEVQRDVAKQGSVVVEGRDAGTVVFAKASHKFYLDASLEVRARRREREAAENKVVTLEGVRAELRERDHRDSTREIAPQRAARDAVVVDTSDLGIDEVVNSLYETIAHGEGG, from the coding sequence ATGGATAGTTTTAAAGTAATTACTATTGATGGGCCGGCTGCTTCGGGCAAGTCGACAATTGCTTGTAAACTTGCTAGAAAACTCGGGTTTGTGCATGTAAATTCCGGGGCGCTCTATAGAGCATTGGCGGTAATAGCGGTTGAGAATGGGGCATCGCTAGAGGATGACGAAACTTTAGCCAATTTAGCGCGCAATACATCTTTTTGCTTTAAACTCCAAGGTGATGGAAGCACAAAGTTTTTTGTCGATGGCGAAGAGTTTAGCAAGAGGATTGGTTCAGAGGAAGTGGCGAGACAGGCAAGTCGCATTGCCGTGTTGCCGGAGGTGAGGGAGGTTCTCAGCGAAGTTCAAAGAGACGTAGCGAAACAGGGTTCAGTAGTGGTTGAGGGCCGAGATGCTGGAACCGTTGTGTTTGCCAAGGCATCACATAAATTTTATTTAGATGCCAGTTTGGAAGTTAGGGCGCGAAGGCGAGAGCGAGAAGCTGCGGAGAACAAGGTGGTAACGCTAGAAGGGGTTCGAGCTGAGTTGCGCGAGCGGGATCATAGAGATAGTACGCGAGAGATAGCACCACAACGGGCAGCACGTGATGCCGTAGTAGTGGATACCTCGGACCTAGGTATTGACGAGGTAGTTAATAGTCTTTATGAAACGATTGCGCATGGTGAGGGAGGTTAA
- a CDS encoding 30S ribosomal protein S1, translated as MMDQLEVSAEKVDLSEFENLLNQNFDVTKPGDLVMGRVTEAGKEYVTVDIGFKSEGHIPIGQFVNSEGRITVNVGDEVEVLLLSAENEDGEIILSKDRAEQFRVWERLAELFNNGANVQGRVVQKVKGGLQVDVGVPAFLPGSQIDVRPQRNLDKFVGETLDFRILKFSRERGNIVLSRRVVLEEERDALKKDTLVQLAEGVVIEGVVKNITDYGAFIDLGGIDGLLHITDMSWGRVNHPSELLTTGQTLPVVVLKYDADKERVSLGIKQLHPNPWENVQARYVTGSTVEGTVVSLTDYGAFVKLEEGVEGLIHVSELSWTKKVRHPSKILGVGEKVKAVVLEVNPEQQRISLGLKQLTANPWDELAKHHPVGTKIKGHVRSVTDFGVFVTVKDDIDGLVHVSDLFWTKRVRDAKEIQEQFKKGAEVEAIVLDIDPTNERLSLGIKQLTPDIWESVPYRYPTGARVKGKINSITDFGLFVELEEGVEGLVHVSQLGLAKGEQHRDKFSVGMEIESEVVNVDRNERRISLSMKQHKPPREKEEYAQYLEDTGGAVTFGDLLQQEFQRGRNEDSGE; from the coding sequence ATGATGGATCAATTGGAAGTGTCTGCTGAAAAAGTAGATCTCAGCGAGTTTGAAAATTTATTAAATCAAAATTTTGATGTTACGAAACCAGGTGACTTAGTCATGGGTAGGGTGACGGAGGCTGGCAAGGAGTATGTCACTGTTGATATTGGTTTTAAGTCCGAGGGGCACATACCAATTGGCCAGTTCGTAAACTCCGAAGGTAGGATAACTGTAAACGTTGGCGACGAGGTCGAGGTTTTGCTGTTATCTGCTGAGAACGAAGATGGCGAGATTATTCTTTCAAAGGATCGCGCAGAACAATTTCGCGTATGGGAGCGTTTAGCTGAGCTCTTCAATAATGGAGCCAATGTGCAGGGGCGAGTTGTGCAGAAAGTTAAGGGGGGCTTACAGGTAGACGTAGGAGTTCCGGCATTTCTGCCTGGTTCTCAAATAGACGTTAGGCCGCAGCGCAATTTAGACAAGTTTGTCGGCGAGACTCTGGATTTTCGAATTCTCAAGTTTAGTCGCGAGCGCGGCAATATTGTTCTTTCTCGCCGTGTAGTTCTCGAGGAAGAGAGGGACGCCTTAAAGAAAGATACTTTGGTGCAGCTAGCTGAGGGCGTAGTTATCGAAGGAGTAGTAAAGAACATTACGGATTACGGCGCCTTTATAGATTTAGGTGGGATTGATGGACTGCTACACATTACTGACATGTCCTGGGGCCGCGTGAATCACCCATCGGAGCTATTGACTACCGGGCAGACGTTGCCAGTGGTAGTTCTAAAATACGATGCAGATAAGGAGCGCGTTAGTTTAGGTATTAAGCAGCTTCATCCGAATCCCTGGGAAAATGTGCAAGCTCGGTACGTAACTGGCTCAACCGTGGAAGGAACTGTCGTTAGCCTTACTGACTATGGCGCATTTGTAAAACTCGAGGAAGGCGTTGAAGGATTGATTCACGTTTCCGAGCTCAGTTGGACAAAGAAGGTTAGACATCCGTCTAAGATTTTAGGCGTCGGAGAGAAGGTAAAGGCGGTTGTGCTAGAAGTAAACCCCGAACAGCAGCGCATCAGCCTTGGACTTAAGCAGTTAACTGCTAATCCCTGGGACGAGCTTGCCAAGCACCATCCGGTGGGCACAAAGATTAAGGGCCACGTTCGCTCTGTTACGGATTTTGGCGTATTCGTTACTGTTAAGGACGATATAGATGGATTGGTACACGTCTCAGACCTCTTCTGGACGAAAAGAGTTCGCGATGCAAAGGAAATTCAGGAGCAATTTAAGAAGGGAGCAGAGGTCGAGGCAATCGTGCTCGATATAGATCCCACTAACGAGCGCCTGAGCCTCGGCATTAAGCAACTTACACCAGATATTTGGGAATCGGTTCCATATCGATATCCTACGGGAGCTAGGGTTAAGGGCAAGATTAATAGCATCACTGACTTTGGCCTTTTTGTTGAGTTGGAGGAAGGCGTAGAGGGCTTGGTGCACGTTTCTCAGCTCGGTTTAGCCAAAGGCGAGCAGCATAGAGACAAGTTCTCCGTAGGCATGGAGATAGAGTCTGAGGTGGTAAACGTTGACCGAAACGAGCGGCGCATTAGTCTTAGCATGAAGCAGCATAAGCCGCCTCGAGAGAAGGAAGAGTATGCGCAGTACCTCGAGGATACTGGTGGAGCGGTTACTTTTGGCGATCTGCTACAACAAGAGTTTCAGCGCGGCAGGAACGAGGATAGCGGTGAGTAG